TCGAGCTAGCTCAAGGGTCTCCCTCTGCGCAACAAAAAGCCCTGTCGAAGCGCACAAAGGAGCATCTGCCGGCCCACAGTTTCAGAACTTTGCTCAAGGACCTGGCAACGATTTCTAAAAACCTGGTCAAGCCAAGGTTGAAAAACGCTCCAAGTTTCGAGAAAACAACATTGCCACCGTCCTGCAGCAGAAGGCTTTTAAACTGATCGGGTTGAAAATCTGATGTGTCCAGTAAGGGCTCTGGGACTTTTAGAAAGTATCCGCAACAATAAGGACTTGCAATTTCCACATTCTGAAACTTCAGGCTAAAGTACGCAAAGGAGTTGACGAAGAACATGGCTATCGGCGTTCAGGACATCACCACAGGAGAGCAAGATGGAACCCAAGGACACCACATCCCCGGGCACTCCCAGCCCTTTCTCCTTTGACCGTCTACACGACGCCTAACTCTTGATTCACGCTTGAGGAGGTTTGACCATGGTCATGGATGACATTCGGCGAATGATTGAAACGGCGATTCCTTTTGTGGAGCGATCCGGTTTGAAGGTTCTGGAACTGTCTCCCGGCTACGTGAAGCTGCGCATGCCCTTTGACGGCAACCAAAACCATGTGGGCACCATGTATGCGGGAGCGCTCTTTACCCTGGCGGAAATTCCCGGCGGAGCCTTGTGCTACGGCACCTTCGATCCTCAAAAATATTTTCCCTTGGCCAAGGAAATGACCATTCGGTATCGAAAACCTGTCCGAACCGACGCGTTCATTGAAGTGGGGCTTTCTCAGAATGAGATTCAGCGTATTCAGCGGGATCTGGACACCCACGGCAAGGCCGACTTTACGGTGCACGCGGATGTTCGGGATGCCGAGGGCGATGCCGTTGCCTCTATTTCCGGCCTTTATCAAATCCGGGCTGTGACCTTGTAAATTCCCAGTGGACCAGAAGCTGGCAGAAGAGGGGCACGAGGGGCCTTGAAGGGGCATAGTCATAAAAGGTTCGCTTGGAAACGGGCAAAATGAAAAGGGATCAAAAAGCGTCCGGAAAAGCACTTGTGGACCTTGCGAGGGTCATTTTGCACTGGAACGGTTCGGGGTGTCAGGTCCCGCGAAGTCATGAACCGATTTCACAAAAAGTTGAGGTTGTTTTTGGACCCAATTTTTAAGTGCCTGAATTGGGGTTATATGGCCAAGATTTTTCTGGGGGATGTGGTGATTACCTAATTTGAGCGATTTTGGAGCAAGATAGAGGCGACGATCGTTTCCCTGAACATCGAAGTGTCGATTTTGGCACTCCGATGGCTATCTTTGAGCTACTGACTGGGCAATTTTTTTTGTGAATGAGCCCTGATGTTTAGTATGTCGTCAGATTTACGCGATTTTGGAGACGCCTCTCCACTTGTAGGTGATTTCTTCGGTGGTGCACGTTCCTGACCCCTAGTAATATCTGGGGGGCGCCCCGCTTTTGTACCAAAGCCTCTCGAAATGGAGAGCCTCAAAGGTTGCCGTCGTCACTTTCAGCACCACACGGCGGCCGCGACGCACGATCTTGGCGGCCATGTCCACCACGCTACGGCGCAGCGTGGTGGCATAGCAAACGGGCTCGGCGACCGGTGCGTAGACGTCTTGCTTGAAGCTCGCGTCGAGAAAAAAGGCCACCAGCATCGTGTCGAAGAAGGTGGCATTGGGGGCAAAGCGCTTGAAAGGCAGAGGCCGAAATCCTTCAGCGCTCGATGCACCAGCTCCTCACTGCCTCGGCCGTGGTCACCGGCGATGAACCCTTGCCCTTGAAGCCATTGAGCGTATCCAGCCTTGGTGAGCGCCGTATGGATGGCCTGTCCCATACCCAGGTTGGTGACCACCACCGTGTCGGGCCGGGCAAAAGGCAGCACCATATGGGCATCTTGATACAGCAGACGCCAAAACAGGGCTCGATGAAACGACTTCCACCGACCGCACCTTGTGCCAAGCTCCAGGTATTGCCAGACCTGGCTCCCTTGCTTGTAGCGGCCCCAGGCGGCCTGGTTCCTCTGGCTTTGGGCCACAAATTCCTTCTTTTACTGCTTGCCGCCACAGATGTCGCCAATGAGCAAATTTTCAAAAGCCTCGAAAAGCTTTTGGTCAAAA
The Desulfosoma caldarium genome window above contains:
- a CDS encoding PaaI family thioesterase translates to MVMDDIRRMIETAIPFVERSGLKVLELSPGYVKLRMPFDGNQNHVGTMYAGALFTLAEIPGGALCYGTFDPQKYFPLAKEMTIRYRKPVRTDAFIEVGLSQNEIQRIQRDLDTHGKADFTVHADVRDAEGDAVASISGLYQIRAVTL